In Armatimonadota bacterium, one genomic interval encodes:
- the hpt gene encoding hypoxanthine phosphoribosyltransferase codes for MPHDVLLTSAEIQGKIKDLAHQIKNDYGDDPVLLVGVLKGCVYFLTDLSLELGLNFTLDFVQVSSYGSGKSSTGVVQIVKDLDVNIEGKNVLIVEDIVDTGLTLSHLRDLLGTRHPKTLKVVSLLTKPEARVAHAPIEYVGFEIPNEFVVGYGLDYAERYRNLPYIAVLREE; via the coding sequence ATGCCCCACGACGTCCTACTCACTTCAGCCGAGATCCAAGGCAAGATCAAAGACCTTGCCCACCAAATCAAGAACGACTATGGGGACGACCCCGTGCTGCTCGTAGGTGTGCTCAAGGGCTGCGTCTACTTCCTGACCGACCTATCGCTAGAATTGGGACTGAACTTCACGCTCGACTTTGTCCAGGTGTCCAGCTATGGCAGCGGAAAGAGCTCGACCGGCGTGGTCCAGATCGTCAAGGACCTGGACGTGAACATCGAGGGCAAAAACGTGCTGATCGTGGAGGACATCGTGGACACGGGCCTCACGCTCAGTCACCTTCGCGACTTGCTCGGAACACGCCACCCAAAGACCCTAAAAGTCGTCTCTTTGCTCACCAAACCTGAAGCCCGCGTGGCCCACGCGCCGATAGAATATGTTGGATTCGAGATACCGAACGAATTTGTGGTAGGATACGGGCTGGACTACGCAGAGCGGTATCGCAATCTGCCCTACATCGCGGTTTTGCGCGAAGAGTAG
- the rho gene encoding transcription termination factor Rho → MSHTFRPRKGDGGAGQRRHRSRQREGLPKLDSQSDLELLPELDYNQLDQMSPADLAKMAKKAKIELTSERSKVLEALLIQANSDFGALYARGILEVMQDGWGFLRRENYVPSPGDVYVSQSQAKRFGLRGGDMVFGQVRPPKEGEKYQGMLRVESVNGNATQSEEMQRRRNFDDLTPLHPDARIKMETGAENILARVIDLISPIGKGQRCVIVSPPKAGKTTILKTIANSITTNHPEIYLMVLLVDERPEEVTDFRRSVRGQVISSTFDEPAENHMRVAELCLEQAKRLVESGRDVVILLDSLTRFSRASNLTINPSGRTLSGGLDPSALYRPRRFFGSARNIEEGGSLTVIATALIDTGSKMDDAIFEEFKGTGNSEIVLDRDLAERRIWPAVDVRRSSTRHEEKLFHKDELEGVVQLHRLLANQQNSWEATDNLIKLLKRSPNNQAFLDGVVQRLKPTA, encoded by the coding sequence ATGTCGCACACATTCCGTCCACGAAAAGGCGACGGCGGAGCTGGACAGCGCCGCCATCGTTCACGCCAACGCGAGGGCCTGCCCAAGCTCGACTCCCAATCCGATCTGGAGCTTCTTCCCGAGCTCGATTACAACCAGCTCGACCAGATGTCGCCGGCCGACCTGGCGAAGATGGCCAAGAAGGCCAAGATCGAGCTCACCTCCGAGCGCAGCAAAGTGCTCGAAGCGCTGCTGATCCAGGCCAACTCCGACTTTGGGGCGCTCTACGCCCGCGGCATCCTCGAAGTCATGCAGGATGGCTGGGGCTTCCTGCGCCGCGAGAACTACGTGCCCTCGCCCGGCGACGTGTATGTGTCCCAATCGCAGGCCAAACGCTTTGGGCTTCGCGGCGGCGACATGGTTTTCGGCCAAGTCCGGCCTCCCAAGGAGGGAGAAAAGTACCAAGGCATGCTCCGCGTGGAGAGCGTGAACGGCAATGCAACGCAATCGGAAGAGATGCAGCGTCGGCGCAACTTCGACGACCTGACGCCTCTTCACCCCGATGCTCGCATCAAGATGGAGACCGGAGCGGAGAACATCCTCGCCCGAGTTATCGACCTCATTTCCCCCATCGGCAAGGGCCAGCGCTGCGTGATCGTCTCGCCCCCCAAGGCCGGCAAGACCACAATCCTCAAAACCATTGCCAACTCAATCACCACCAACCACCCGGAGATCTATTTGATGGTCCTGCTGGTGGACGAGCGGCCCGAAGAAGTCACCGATTTCCGGCGCTCTGTACGCGGCCAGGTCATCAGCAGCACCTTCGACGAGCCCGCCGAGAACCATATGCGCGTCGCCGAGCTATGTCTAGAGCAGGCAAAGCGACTCGTGGAGAGCGGCCGAGATGTGGTCATCCTCTTGGACTCGCTGACCCGCTTCTCGCGCGCCAGCAACCTGACGATCAACCCTTCAGGACGCACGCTCTCCGGTGGTCTCGACCCCTCGGCGCTCTATCGGCCAAGGCGGTTCTTCGGTTCGGCGCGGAACATCGAAGAGGGCGGCTCGCTGACGGTCATCGCCACTGCGCTGATCGACACGGGCTCCAAGATGGACGACGCCATCTTTGAAGAATTCAAGGGCACCGGCAACAGCGAAATCGTGCTCGACCGCGACCTCGCCGAGCGCCGCATCTGGCCCGCCGTGGACGTGCGACGCAGCTCCACCCGACATGAAGAGAAGCTCTTCCACAAGGACGAGCTCGAGGGCGTGGTCCAGCTTCACCGGCTGCTCGCGAACCAGCAAAACAGCTGGGAGGCGACCGATAACCTCATCAAACTGCTCAAGCGCTCGCCGAACAACCAGGCGTTCTTGGACGGGGTCGTACAACGCTTGAAGCCCACGGCGTAG
- a CDS encoding bifunctional nuclease family protein → MPEELPGNGDHGNLDEPPSFFPQAYLPADRDSSQMGELIRVRVDGVYVVESGGQVSRFVLLVEGERRLPILIGEPEAQSISMGLDDSPPDRPLTHDLVKTVCERLGARVSKVVIDDLWNGIYYAKILLLKGDEEMEIDSRPSDAIALAVRFDAPILVAEEILNSAAEE, encoded by the coding sequence ATGCCGGAAGAGCTTCCTGGTAACGGAGATCACGGGAATCTGGACGAGCCACCCTCGTTCTTTCCGCAGGCCTATTTGCCTGCCGATCGTGATTCCAGCCAGATGGGCGAACTCATCCGGGTCCGCGTGGATGGCGTTTACGTCGTCGAGAGCGGAGGACAGGTCTCCCGGTTCGTGCTGCTGGTCGAGGGCGAACGCCGGTTGCCGATCTTGATCGGCGAACCCGAGGCACAGTCCATCTCGATGGGGCTCGACGACTCCCCGCCAGACCGCCCGCTGACCCACGATCTGGTCAAGACCGTCTGTGAGCGCCTTGGCGCGCGCGTGAGCAAGGTCGTCATCGACGACCTTTGGAACGGGATCTATTACGCCAAGATCCTGCTCCTGAAGGGCGATGAAGAGATGGAGATCGACTCCAGGCCCTCCGATGCCATCGCGCTTGCGGTGCGCTTCGACGCTCCGATCCTCGTGGCTGAAGAGATTTTGAACAGCGCTGCGGAGGAGTAG
- the ligA gene encoding NAD-dependent DNA ligase LigA → MSPAERAAYLRAEIERHNHLYYVLERPEISDTEFDHLFRELVEIESAHPDLKTPDSPTQRVGTLAAGAFPSHRHAAPMLSLDNAFGDEEVRAFDERVRKALGTEDEIEYYAELKFDGLSLSLTYVGGVLETATTRGDGVTGEVVTPNAKTIRSIPLRLGTEGHRDAGTKGLEELGNEGLRDSGTQGLGELGTEGQVDLGTTVPPSLRSSVPGLLEIRGEVVMFKDAFEAANRELAAAGQQVFVNPRNAASGAMRQKDSRITAKRNLTFLAYSQGAGPRLAPTQSGTLQTLADLGFAVRQEAHCVKGIAGLLEFIHEVEAMRPNLPFGIDGVVIKVNDLDLQDALGSTARGPRWAIAYKFAAEQALTKLNSIFWSVGRTGAVTPVADLEPVFVGGVTVSRATLHNIEDLRRKDVREGDTVIVQRAGDVIPEVVGPVLEKRVGNPPIPEEPTECPECQAPIAHRPGEVIARCTNKACPAQVAAKLRHFASRTALDIEGLGDKSILRFLEEGLLTDLPSVFELKEKRERLEGLEGMGELSISNLLSAIETAKTRPLDRFLFALGIRFVGEKGAKDLARHFRSLDALRTADYEALLEVQDIGPRTAGEIQEWFEETENQQLLDRLLELGVAPSEPEAVVSDLFAGQTIVFTGKLERFSREAAEDLVIRLGGKAAGSVSKNTAFLVAGPGAGSKLAKAEEHKVPVYDEEGFLAMLSEDLLAQLVGG, encoded by the coding sequence ATGAGCCCCGCTGAGCGAGCCGCCTATCTGCGTGCGGAGATCGAGCGCCACAACCACCTGTACTATGTGCTCGAGCGGCCGGAAATCTCGGACACCGAGTTCGATCATCTCTTTCGCGAGCTCGTCGAAATCGAATCCGCCCACCCAGATCTGAAAACTCCGGACAGTCCCACCCAGCGCGTGGGAACCCTTGCCGCCGGTGCCTTTCCAAGCCATCGTCACGCCGCCCCGATGCTCTCGCTGGACAACGCCTTTGGCGATGAGGAGGTCCGCGCGTTTGACGAGCGTGTTCGCAAGGCTCTCGGGACCGAAGACGAGATCGAATACTACGCCGAGTTGAAGTTCGACGGGCTCTCGCTCTCACTAACCTACGTCGGCGGTGTGCTCGAAACCGCGACAACCCGCGGCGACGGCGTCACCGGAGAGGTCGTGACGCCGAATGCCAAGACGATCCGGTCGATTCCTTTGAGATTGGGGACGGAGGGACACAGGGACGCAGGGACAAAGGGACTGGAAGAACTAGGGAACGAGGGACTCAGGGACTCAGGAACTCAGGGACTCGGAGAGCTAGGAACCGAGGGACAAGTGGACTTAGGGACCACCGTCCCTCCGTCCCTCCGTTCCTCTGTCCCTGGCCTCCTCGAAATCCGCGGCGAAGTGGTCATGTTCAAGGACGCCTTCGAGGCCGCCAACCGCGAGCTTGCGGCGGCGGGACAGCAGGTGTTCGTAAACCCTCGAAACGCCGCTTCGGGGGCCATGCGCCAGAAAGACAGCCGCATCACCGCCAAGCGAAACCTCACCTTTCTCGCCTACAGCCAGGGGGCTGGACCTAGGCTTGCGCCGACGCAGTCGGGCACTCTGCAGACCCTCGCAGATTTGGGGTTCGCGGTCCGGCAAGAGGCGCATTGCGTGAAGGGAATCGCGGGGTTGCTGGAGTTCATCCACGAGGTCGAAGCGATGCGCCCGAACCTGCCGTTCGGCATCGACGGCGTCGTGATCAAAGTCAACGATCTGGACCTCCAGGATGCCCTGGGGAGCACGGCGCGCGGCCCACGGTGGGCCATCGCCTACAAGTTCGCCGCCGAGCAGGCGCTGACCAAGCTGAACTCGATCTTCTGGAGCGTCGGGCGGACCGGCGCGGTCACCCCGGTCGCCGACCTGGAACCCGTGTTCGTCGGGGGCGTGACGGTCTCTCGCGCGACGCTGCACAACATCGAGGACCTTCGCCGAAAGGACGTTCGGGAGGGCGACACTGTCATCGTGCAGCGCGCCGGCGACGTGATCCCCGAGGTGGTAGGGCCGGTGCTGGAAAAGCGGGTAGGCAACCCCCCAATTCCTGAGGAGCCCACCGAATGCCCCGAGTGTCAGGCGCCGATCGCCCACCGCCCAGGTGAGGTGATCGCCCGATGCACCAACAAAGCGTGCCCGGCGCAGGTCGCCGCCAAGCTCCGCCACTTCGCCTCCCGCACCGCGCTCGACATCGAGGGGCTGGGGGACAAATCCATTCTTCGATTCCTCGAGGAGGGGCTGCTCACCGACCTGCCCAGCGTATTTGAACTCAAGGAGAAGCGAGAGCGGCTGGAAGGGCTGGAAGGCATGGGCGAGCTCAGCATCTCGAACCTGCTTTCCGCCATCGAGACAGCCAAGACCCGCCCCCTCGACCGGTTCCTGTTCGCGCTTGGCATTCGGTTCGTGGGGGAGAAGGGCGCTAAGGACCTGGCGCGGCACTTCCGCTCGCTCGATGCGCTCCGAACGGCCGACTATGAGGCGCTTCTCGAAGTCCAAGACATCGGCCCGCGCACGGCCGGCGAGATTCAGGAGTGGTTCGAGGAAACCGAGAACCAACAGCTTTTGGATCGTCTTCTGGAGTTGGGCGTGGCCCCGAGTGAGCCGGAGGCTGTCGTGAGCGACCTCTTTGCCGGGCAGACGATCGTGTTCACTGGCAAGCTGGAGCGCTTTTCGCGTGAGGCGGCCGAAGACTTGGTGATCCGGCTCGGCGGCAAGGCCGCCGGGAGCGTGAGCAAGAACACGGCGTTCCTGGTGGCGGGCCCCGGCGCCGGTAGCAAGCTGGCGAAGGCCGAGGAGCACAAGGTTCCGGTCTATGACGAGGAAGGGTTCCTGGCGATGCTATCAGAAGATCTGCTGGCGCAGTTGGTCGGGGGCTGA
- a CDS encoding ABC transporter permease encodes MKRVAGIFGILVAVVMLTALKNPQFLEVGNLSNIARWTGLYGLLTIGAAFVIITGGIDLSIGSVVGLTGVLLPMLLVGSGWPVLPALLAVLGLALFIGWLHGVLITKVRVQPFIVTLCGLFVYRGLARYITGDATQGYGTGYDGLKLLAKGAPFGVPMPFVLLIGTALLAGWVLNFSVFGRHLFAVGGNEEAARYSGVNTDRTVTMTYMISALLAGIGGIIFGLDVNSVQPSGHGNFYELYAIAGAVLGGCSLRGGTGTILGVLIGTAIVRVLYNAINILGIATQLEFAVIGLVILLGVIGDETVKRLGARRAARI; translated from the coding sequence ATGAAGCGAGTGGCGGGCATCTTCGGCATTCTGGTGGCCGTGGTGATGCTCACCGCGCTCAAGAACCCTCAGTTTCTGGAAGTCGGCAACCTCTCGAACATCGCGCGGTGGACCGGACTTTACGGCCTCTTGACCATCGGCGCGGCGTTCGTCATCATCACCGGCGGCATCGACCTTTCGATCGGGTCGGTGGTGGGCCTCACTGGGGTGCTGCTGCCGATGCTGCTCGTAGGGAGCGGCTGGCCGGTGCTTCCGGCGCTGCTGGCCGTCTTGGGCCTGGCGCTCTTCATTGGGTGGCTCCACGGGGTGCTGATCACCAAGGTTCGGGTCCAGCCGTTCATCGTCACGCTGTGTGGGCTGTTCGTCTACCGGGGTCTGGCGCGCTACATCACGGGCGATGCCACGCAGGGGTATGGAACCGGTTATGACGGCCTCAAACTGCTCGCGAAGGGGGCGCCGTTCGGCGTTCCGATGCCTTTTGTGCTGCTGATCGGTACGGCACTCTTGGCGGGCTGGGTGCTGAACTTCTCGGTGTTCGGCAGGCACCTCTTTGCCGTGGGCGGCAACGAGGAGGCCGCGCGCTACAGCGGGGTGAACACCGATCGCACCGTAACGATGACCTATATGATCAGCGCACTCTTGGCGGGGATAGGCGGGATCATCTTCGGATTGGACGTGAACTCCGTCCAGCCCAGCGGCCACGGCAACTTCTATGAGCTCTACGCGATTGCTGGGGCAGTGCTGGGCGGGTGCAGCCTGAGAGGTGGGACGGGCACGATTTTGGGTGTGCTGATCGGCACGGCGATCGTGAGGGTGCTCTATAACGCCATCAACATCCTGGGTATCGCCACGCAGCTGGAGTTTGCGGTGATCGGATTGGTGATTCTCCTCGGCGTGATCGGCGACGAGACGGTGAAGCGTCTGGGCGCGCGCAGAGCCGCGCGCATCTAG
- a CDS encoding substrate-binding domain-containing protein, producing MKSASLSLLAAALFVFTVIGCSGGAPKIIEKEAGPPEDGREAAITGVTGEVKCGAWTILDTRTDLTDRARAKQNVEDALTANSDLGCLVGLWSYNGPAILSAVQGQNKVGKVQIVAFDEEADTLQGILDGAILGTVVQQPFEFGYQSVKLLASLAKGDKTGIPANGVMDIPIQILKKGDVEGFKGQLAERLKSGETSPTAKVGAASFAFVTNNASDFWKIARAGVNKAVGELGVNVDFRMPADGTPTEQQRIVEDLITRKISGMAISPVDPKNQVDMLNKACDVMSVVTQDSDAPASKRLCYIGTNNYRAGRAAGKLIKEALPNGGKLMLFVGKIDAQNAMERQAGIIDELSGKPEK from the coding sequence ATGAAATCCGCTTCGCTGAGCCTGCTGGCCGCCGCTCTTTTCGTCTTCACCGTCATTGGATGCTCGGGCGGAGCGCCCAAGATCATCGAGAAGGAGGCAGGACCACCGGAAGACGGGAGGGAAGCTGCCATCACCGGTGTGACCGGCGAAGTGAAGTGCGGCGCGTGGACGATCCTCGACACCCGCACCGACCTCACCGACCGTGCACGGGCCAAGCAGAACGTTGAGGACGCGCTGACCGCCAACTCCGACCTCGGATGCCTGGTGGGCCTCTGGAGCTATAACGGTCCGGCGATCCTGAGTGCCGTCCAAGGGCAAAACAAGGTGGGCAAGGTCCAGATCGTGGCGTTCGACGAAGAGGCCGACACCCTTCAGGGAATCTTGGATGGGGCGATCCTGGGCACGGTCGTGCAGCAGCCGTTTGAGTTTGGCTACCAATCGGTCAAGCTGCTGGCCTCGCTGGCAAAGGGCGACAAAACCGGCATCCCGGCGAACGGTGTGATGGACATCCCGATTCAAATCCTGAAGAAGGGAGACGTCGAGGGCTTTAAGGGCCAACTTGCCGAGCGGCTGAAGAGCGGGGAGACGTCGCCGACTGCCAAAGTGGGCGCTGCGAGCTTTGCCTTTGTCACCAACAACGCCTCAGACTTCTGGAAAATCGCCCGCGCAGGGGTGAACAAGGCCGTGGGTGAGCTTGGCGTGAATGTGGACTTCAGGATGCCTGCGGACGGCACTCCAACCGAGCAGCAGCGCATCGTCGAAGACCTGATTACGAGGAAAATCAGCGGCATGGCCATCAGCCCGGTGGACCCGAAGAACCAGGTCGACATGCTGAACAAGGCCTGCGATGTGATGAGCGTGGTCACCCAGGACAGCGACGCCCCCGCCAGCAAGCGGCTTTGCTACATCGGCACCAACAACTATCGTGCGGGCCGCGCGGCGGGCAAGCTGATCAAGGAAGCCCTGCCCAACGGCGGCAAGCTGATGCTGTTCGTGGGCAAGATCGACGCACAGAACGCAATGGAGCGCCAGGCCGGCATCATCGACGAGCTGAGTGGCAAGCCCGAGAAGTGA